The DNA segment AATCGGGTGGCAATCACCGCAACGCAGATGATGGAAACCATGAGTATCAACCCGATTCCGACCCGCGCGGAGGTGTTCGACGTGGCCAACGCCGTGCTCGACGGCACCGATGCGGTGATGCTATCGGGGGAGACCGCCGTCGGCAAGTATCCCGTAGAGGCGATCGAGGCCATGAGCAGGATCTGCCTCGCGGCCGAGACCCAGCGGCTAGCCAAGCGCTCGGATCACCGGATCGACACCCGTTTCCAGCGGGTCGACGAAGCGATCGCCATGGCCACGATGTACACGGCCAACCACCTTGGCGTGCGGGCGATCGCGGCACTTTCCGAATCCGGCTCCACGCCGTTGTGGATGTCGCGAATCAGCTCGGCGATCCCCATCTACGCCTTGACGGGACATGATCGCACGAGTAGAAAAGTGACGCTATTCCGGGGGGTCTACCCGGCGAACATCGAAACGACGAAGACCAATCACGCCAAGGTGAACCGGGACGCCGTCGATGTGCTCAAGCAAAGGGGGGTCGTGCAGGACGGCGATCTCGTGATCATCACGAAGGGTGATCTGATGGGTGTCGATGGAGGCACCAACGCAATGAAGATCGTTCGCGTCGGAGAACTCGTCGACACGGAGTAAGACGGATCGACGCGACAACTGGAATTCTGAGTTCAACAGTAAGAGGAAGCAAAAATGGCCCTGATTTCACTTCGACAGTTGCTGGATCACGCCGCGGAAAACGGCTACGGCGTACCGGCGTACAACGTTAACAACATGGAGCAGATGCACGCCATCATGGAGGCGGCAGACGAGACCGACAGTCCCGTCATCGTTCAGGCTTCGGCCGGGGCGCGGTCCTACGCCGGCGCGCCTTTCCTGCGGCATCTCATCCTGGCCGCCGTCGAGCAGTGGCCGCACATTCCGGTGGTCATGCATCAGGACCACGGGACCTCTCCCGCGGTCTGCCAGCGCTCCATCCAGCTCGGGTTCACCTCGGTCATGATGGACGGTTCCCTCAAAGAGGACGGCAAGACCCCTGCCTCGTACGAGTACAACGTCGACGTCACGAAGCGGACCGTAGAGATGGCGCATGCCTGCGGCGTTTCGGTCGAAGGCGAGCTCGGTTGCCTGGGATCGCTCGAAACGGGGATGGCCGGAGAGGAAGACGGTATCGGTGCGGAAGGTATCCTGGATCATTCACAGCTTCTGACCGATCCCGAGGAAGCGGCGCAGTTTGTCAAGGAGACCCGCGTTGACGCGCTGGCGATTGCTATCGGTACCTCGCACGGCGCCTACAAGTTCACACGTCCCCCCACCGGAGACATCCTGGCGATCGAACGCATCAAGGAAATCCATGCCCGTATCCCGAATACCCACCTAGTGATGCACGGTTCGAGCTCCGTACCCCAGGACTGGCTGGCGATCATCAACGAGTACGGCGGTGATATGGGTGAGACCTACGGTGTTCCGGTCGAGGAGATCGCCGAAGGTATCCGTAACGGCGTCGCGAAGGTCAATATCGACACCGATCTGCGTATGGCGTCGACCGGCGCGATCCGCAAGCATCTGGCGGACAATCCGAAGAACTTCGACCCCAGGAAGTACCTCACCGCTGCGACCAAGGCGATGAAGGACATCTGCAAGGCCCGGTACGAGGCCTTCGGGACCGCGGGGCACGCTTCGCAGATCAAGGCGATCGACCTCGAAGCCATGGTGACGCGCTACGACAGCGGCGAGCTGGACCCCAAGGTCAACTGAACCGGTCCGTACCGCGCCGGGGCGTCGGGTGGTCCGGGATCGCCCCACACCCAGTAGAGATGACGGGTGTCGACTGTCTGCAGTCAGGTAGCCGGCACCCGGATTCGCATGCAGCTTGCCGCCAGGTTCGGTCCTTGTCTGGCGGCACGCCCATGGTCCCGGTCAAGGGGACTGGAGGGAACAGGTGGAGGGAACAGGTCGTGAAACTCATTAGCTCAATTATCAAGCCGTTCAAGCTGGACGATGTCAGGGAAGCGCTGTCGGAGATAGGCGTGAAAGGGTTGACCGTCACCGAGGTCAAGGGATTCGGCAGGCAGAAGGGCCACACGGAACTCTACCGTGGCGCGGAATATGTCGTCGACTTTCTACCCAAGGTGAAGCTGGAGGTCGCGGTATCCGACGATCAGGTCGATAACGTCATCGAGGCAATAACCAATGCCGCCCGAACGGGAAAGATCGGGGACGGCAAGATTTTCGTTTCGGCCATCGATCAGGTCGTCAGGATCCGAACCGGCGAAACCGGTGACACCGCACTGTAGCTGACACCCGGTTGCCAGACCGGACCCGATGGTATCCGGTCTTCGAATGGCAGGCGCTCCGGAGCGCCTCCAGCCACGGATCTTATCCGGATGCCCTCAGTCTTACGCCTCCCTCTGGAATACCGGGTCCGCAGAAACCGGCAATGATCGGTCCGCGCCTCCCTGCAGCCAGATCGCAAGTGCCCAGACGCGCCTCCGATCGCCCCTGCTCCAGGCATATCCGAACAGGAGAATCAGGAAGATGAATAGACCGCCATCGACCCCTTGGCTTTTCTTCGCGGCCACGGGACTGACGCTACTGTCCTCCGCTGCATTCGCGGAAGGGAACCTGGACAGCGGCGACACGGCATGGCTGCTGACCTCGACGGCCCTGGTGCTGTTCATGACCATTCCGGGTTTGTCGATGTTCTACGCGGGGCTGGTTCGCGCCAAGAACGTGCTTTCCGTCCTGATGCAGTGCTTCGCCATCACCTGCATGGTGTCTCTGCTCTGGGTCTTTTTCGCCTACAGCCTGGCGTTCACCGACGGTGGCGGCATCAACGCCTGGATCGGTGGTCTCTCAAAGGCGATGCTCTCTGGCGTGGAGCGGGGATCGATCGAGGGGACCATCCCGGAAACCGTTTTCGTAATGTTCCAGATGACCTTCGCCATCATTACCCCGGCGCTGGTCGTCGGCGCCTTTGCCGAGCGGATGAGGTTCTCGGCGATGATGTGGTTCTCCGCCCTTTGGCTGGGGGTGGTCTACCTCCCCGTCTGCCACTGGGTCTGGGGCGGTGGCTGGCTTTCGGAGATGGGTGTGCTCGATTTTGCCGGGGGACTCGTGGTGCACTTGACCGCTGGCGTCGGCGCGCTGGTAGCGGCCCTGGTGATCGGCACCCGTCGCGGATTTCCCCAGACCGCCATGCCGCCGCACAACCTGACCTTGACGGTTGCCGGTGCCGGGATGTTGTGGGTAGGCTGGTTCGGGTTCAACGCAGGCAGCGCGGTTGCAGCCAACTCCGACGCGGGAATGGCCATGCTGGTGACACACATCAGTGCGGCGACTGCATCGCTGGCCTGGATGACAATGGAATGGCTGCGGTACGGAAAACCGAGCGTACTGGGTATCGTGACCGGAATGGTTGCGGGTCTTGGTTCGATCACCCCGGCCTCTGGATTCGTCGGCCCGCTCGGGGCGCTGCTGATTGGCCTCACCGCCGGTGTCGTCTGTTTCACGGCCACCAACGTGCTCAAACGCGTCCTGAAGATCGACGACTCTCTCGATGTCTTTCCCGTCCATGGCGTCGGTGGCATGATCGGTACGATATTCGCGGGATTCTTGGTTGCGTCCTCTTTCGGCGGGGCGGGCCTGGCCGAGGGTATGACCGTGGGACGGCAGGTCGGCGTGCAGGTGATCGGGGTTCTGGCGACTTTGGCCTGGACTGCCGTTGCGACCTACGTCATCCTGAAGCTCGTCGACATGATGATCGGCCTGCGTGTTGCGCCCGAGGACGAGACCCAGGGGCTCGACGTCACCCAGCACGAGGAGACCGGGTACAACATCTGATCCCGGCAGCAGCCATGGCGTGAGCCGTGGCGACTGCGCGGGGAAACACCGATGGCCTCAGGGTGCCGCCGTGATGTGATCCATAGAGAGGCATGGTATTAAGGCGATTGCCGGAAAATGACATACCAGATCGCGCCGGGTGAGCTGCGAAGCAGTGAACGGCTTGGGCAGGAAGCCCAAGACCGGTGCCCAAGCAAAGCAGGGACAGCGCCGCGCCGGGATCGTTCGTCAACAAGACGCGACAACAGGCGCATCGTCGAACTATGTCACTGTTGTCGCAACACAGAGGACGGACGACAAAGACAAGCAGGATGGTATGTCATTTGACAGAAATCGCCTAAGCGACTGGCTCCCGGTTAAATTTCCCTGTCCCTGCTGCGGCTACCTGGTGTTCGATGCGCAACCGGGGAGCCATGCCCATTGCCCGATTTGTTGTTGGGAAGACGATCTGGCGCAGTTGCGATTTCCCCTGATGAACGGCAGCGCAAACGTCGTGTCATTGGAAACCGCACAGAAGAACTACGCCATGTTCGGCGCCTCGGAGCGCAGGAAGCGTGCCCTGGGGCGCAAACCGTTCGAAATGGAACAAAGGGAGGGCGCGTGGCGCCCGCTCGACCCGGCGCATGACAACATCGAGGAGCCCTGCCGGGGTGTCGACTATTCGGATTCCTACCCCGAGAGAAATACCACCGTTCTGTACTACTGGCGTGAGACCTACTGGAGACGGTTGAGTAGCTGATCCTCCCGTGACCGGCCCGTGACGATATCCGCGAGCACTTCTACCCAGCGTTCGTTGGCTTCCGGGCTTGCCGCATGTCCGCTACATACAATGGGGCAATTAAGATAGAGCCCGAGGTCCGCGGCGTTGTCCATCGCGGGATCGGTCTCTACCTCGGCCCGGTTCAGAACCACGGCGCTCAATACCAGGCCGCGCCTGGCAATGGCTGCGGCGCTGAGCAATGTGTGGTTGATGCATCCCAGACGGTCGGCGGCGACGAGTACCACAGGCAGCTCGAGCGCCTCGGCGAGATCGGCGTTCAGGGCGTCTCCGGTCAACGGCGAAAAGAACCCACCGGCGCCCTCCACCAGAGCGAATTCTCCCGACCGGCTTCGACAGGCCTCGATCACCTCGGCGAGGCATACGTGAATTCCTGCCAGCTCCGCGGCCCTCGCTGGTGACACGTCTTCGGGAAATCGCCACCGACACACGGTGTCGAGCGCCACTCCCCCCGGAACCGCGGCGGCCAGGATTCCCGCGTCGGTTAGTCCCACTTCCCGCTCGTTCCAACCCGACTCCAGCGGCTTGCGAGGTGCCACGCGCAGCCCCCGGCCGGCGAGCACCGCAATCAGCCGCGCACCGGTCCAGGTCTTGCCGACACCGGTGTCGGTACCGGCAACAAAGATTCCCGCATCGGGAATGTCGGGCGAATCTCCCCGACCTGTCCTGGAGCGTCCCGATGTCGGTTTCGTCATGTCTCTCCTGACCCTTGCGCGCGGTTGCGAATCTCCCCGCAGGCATATGCGAGTTCAGACGCCGCGCGGTGTCGTTTCGCACCGTGAAAAAGCCTCTGCGCCTGCGTTGCATATCGCCATGGTGGGATGCCTTGCGGAAAGGTATCATCGCGACTGTCCCGGAGCGCGGATAACAGGAATCGTGATTGATCGATACGCCCGTTTCCTGATCCGTTGGCGTTACATCACGATCTTCGCGACCCTGATCGTGATGGGTATTCTGGCCAGCAGCGGCCGATCCCTCCAGTTCACCAATGACTACCGTTCTATTGCAAGGAATCGCAACGCCGCCACGGGACGAAGAGGGCGTGCGTGCCTGGGAAACCTGTCCGTGAAGGGTATATCTCCTTTCATGTCACCGGTGTGGTGATGATGAACAATGCCTTTCCCGAGGCGAGCAAGGCTGATGTGGCGTTGCTGGTGCCGGTTGCTTTCGGGGTGATCGTCGTCGCTCTCGTCGTGTTTCTCCGCAACGTACCGTCGGCGATCGCTGCAGTTCTTCGTGCTGCCCTATTTCTGCGAGCGGACCTTTCCGGGGCCGGATGCGCGGCTGCGAATCGTGGTCCCCGTCGGCACCGGTCAGACGCAGTTCGAGTCGAGTCTGGAGACCTGGCACGTGGAGTTCGCAGTCCGGGCCACGACCATCGTCGGTCCTCTGGATGCTGCCCTGTCGCAGTTCGTCGGGACCAGCCGCGATCCCGAGTTTGTCCCCGGTACCAACGCCGCCGGCCAGCCTGTGCTGATCCCGCGCTACAATCAGATGGCGCAGACCGGACTGGATCTACAGTCCATACTCGGCGACTGGCTGCTGAAGTTCGAGGGGATCTATCAGGACAATCCGGTGGAGGACTTCTTCGCGGCCATCGGTGGGTTCGAGTACACCTTGGTCGGCATCTTCCAGTCCGCGATCGATCTCGGCATCGTCAGTGAGTACGCCTACGACGGGCGCACGGAGCGGCTCGTCTCGCCGTTCGACAAGGATCTGTTCCTGGGTTTGCGCTTCGCCTTCAACGATGTGCAGAGCACGGAGATCCTGGCTGGAGGATCCGTCGACCTCGAGACGGTCGCGCGCACCTTTCGCGTCGAGGCCAGCCGTCGGTTCGGCGAGAGCTGGAAGCTCGATCTCGAACTGCAGATCTTCGACAATGTCAGCGAAAAGGATCCGTTGTTCGGCTTGGAGGACGATGACTTCCTAAGACTGGATTTCGGGTATTTCTTCTGAGAGCAGTCAGCAGGCACAACGGTTATGAGAAGGAGGGAATGATTTGAAACTGAAACACTGGGATTTCGACTCAGACGGTCCCCTCGACGAAACCGCCATGCGGCGAAAGCTGCAAGCACTGGGTTTCCGCGTGACGCGCTACCACTATTCTCCCGGAACCGTCTTTCCGGATCACACGCACGGGGTGGACAAGATCGACGCGGTCCTGTCTGGCCGGTTCAGGATGACGATGGACGGCAGGTCCTTGATCCTCGAGGCAGGGGACATGGTGGCCGTACCCGCCGGCGCCGTTCACAGCGCGGAGGTTGTGGGCGGCGAGACAGTCGTCAGTCTGGATGCTATCCGGGAACATGATCTTTCCTACTAACACGCTTTTGGCGCTTACCGGGGCGCAGCGGCACAGGCGGTTGCGCTTCAATCGCGTATACAAGTTCGCTCAGCAGCTAGCGAGGCTTCGCCTCAGACCGACGAGTCCTGAGGTGGCCCCGGTTGATCTGAGAAGTCGTTAGACTTCCGTTATAGCTGCACAAGCGGCGGGGGGACATTGAGTCCGAATGCCAACCGGGGCCTATGACAATGATAGAACAATCTCTTCTCTACGGGAATTATTGCGCCGCATGATCCAGGGGCACCTCGATCAGAGAAGCGCGGAAGAGCCGCTGCGCGAA comes from the Gammaproteobacteria bacterium genome and includes:
- a CDS encoding cupin domain-containing protein codes for the protein MKLKHWDFDSDGPLDETAMRRKLQALGFRVTRYHYSPGTVFPDHTHGVDKIDAVLSGRFRMTMDGRSLILEAGDMVAVPAGAVHSAEVVGGETVVSLDAIREHDLSY
- the bioD gene encoding dethiobiotin synthase, which gives rise to MTKPTSGRSRTGRGDSPDIPDAGIFVAGTDTGVGKTWTGARLIAVLAGRGLRVAPRKPLESGWNEREVGLTDAGILAAAVPGGVALDTVCRWRFPEDVSPARAAELAGIHVCLAEVIEACRSRSGEFALVEGAGGFFSPLTGDALNADLAEALELPVVLVAADRLGCINHTLLSAAAIARRGLVLSAVVLNRAEVETDPAMDNAADLGLYLNCPIVCSGHAASPEANERWVEVLADIVTGRSREDQLLNRLQ
- a CDS encoding hydrolase, which produces MSFDRNRLSDWLPVKFPCPCCGYLVFDAQPGSHAHCPICCWEDDLAQLRFPLMNGSANVVSLETAQKNYAMFGASERRKRALGRKPFEMEQREGAWRPLDPAHDNIEEPCRGVDYSDSYPERNTTVLYYWRETYWRRLSS
- the fba gene encoding fructose-bisphosphate aldolase class II (catalyzes the reversible aldol condensation of dihydroxyacetonephosphate and glyceraldehyde 3-phosphate in the Calvin cycle, glycolysis, and/or gluconeogenesis) is translated as MALISLRQLLDHAAENGYGVPAYNVNNMEQMHAIMEAADETDSPVIVQASAGARSYAGAPFLRHLILAAVEQWPHIPVVMHQDHGTSPAVCQRSIQLGFTSVMMDGSLKEDGKTPASYEYNVDVTKRTVEMAHACGVSVEGELGCLGSLETGMAGEEDGIGAEGILDHSQLLTDPEEAAQFVKETRVDALAIAIGTSHGAYKFTRPPTGDILAIERIKEIHARIPNTHLVMHGSSSVPQDWLAIINEYGGDMGETYGVPVEEIAEGIRNGVAKVNIDTDLRMASTGAIRKHLADNPKNFDPRKYLTAATKAMKDICKARYEAFGTAGHASQIKAIDLEAMVTRYDSGELDPKVN
- a CDS encoding ammonium transporter gives rise to the protein MNRPPSTPWLFFAATGLTLLSSAAFAEGNLDSGDTAWLLTSTALVLFMTIPGLSMFYAGLVRAKNVLSVLMQCFAITCMVSLLWVFFAYSLAFTDGGGINAWIGGLSKAMLSGVERGSIEGTIPETVFVMFQMTFAIITPALVVGAFAERMRFSAMMWFSALWLGVVYLPVCHWVWGGGWLSEMGVLDFAGGLVVHLTAGVGALVAALVIGTRRGFPQTAMPPHNLTLTVAGAGMLWVGWFGFNAGSAVAANSDAGMAMLVTHISAATASLAWMTMEWLRYGKPSVLGIVTGMVAGLGSITPASGFVGPLGALLIGLTAGVVCFTATNVLKRVLKIDDSLDVFPVHGVGGMIGTIFAGFLVASSFGGAGLAEGMTVGRQVGVQVIGVLATLAWTAVATYVILKLVDMMIGLRVAPEDETQGLDVTQHEETGYNI
- the glnK gene encoding P-II family nitrogen regulator, which codes for MKLISSIIKPFKLDDVREALSEIGVKGLTVTEVKGFGRQKGHTELYRGAEYVVDFLPKVKLEVAVSDDQVDNVIEAITNAARTGKIGDGKIFVSAIDQVVRIRTGETGDTAL